AGCCCCAAGCTGCTGGAGCCGCTGGTGGAGGCGCTGGGGCTGGAGGAGCGGCAGGTCTACGAGGAGCACGGCCTGGTGGGCCTGTCCGACCTGGCCGCCATCGCCTTCGGCCCCGGCTTCCCCGAGCTGAAGGACCCGCCGTGGACGCCCGTCACCCAGCCGCGCCTGCGCCCGGACGCGGACTCGCAGGACGGCGGCACGGTGCTGTCCGCCATGCGCCGGGGAGATTTGCTCGTCCACCACCCCTACGAGTCCTTCGGCTCCTCCGTGGAGCGCTTCGTCAGCGAGTCCGTGGCCGACCCGGACGTGCTCGCCATCAAGCAGACGGTGTACCGGACGTCGGACAGCTCCCCGCTGGTGCCCGCGCTGATTACCGCCACGGAGAACGGCAAGCAGGCCGTGTGCATGGTGGAGCTCAAGGCGCGCTTCGACGAGCGCACCAACATCAAGTGGGCCAACGCGCTGGAAGAGGCGGGCGTCCACGTGGTGTATGGGATTCCGTCCCTGAAGACGCACGCGAAGGCCATCCTCATCGTCCGGCGCGAGGGCGAGCGGGTGCGCCACTACGTGCACATCGGCACCGGCAACTACAACCCGAAGACGGCGCGCCTCTACACGGACCTGGGCCTGTTCACCCGGGACCCGGACATCGGCGCGGACGTGGCGGACCTCTTCAACTACCTCACCGGGTTCGGCCGCCCCAAGTCCTTCCGCAAGCTGCTGGTGGCGCCGCTCACCATGCGCCAGGGGCTGATGGAGGAAATCAAGCGCACCATCATGGCGCACACGCTGGAGCGCCCCTCGCGCATCCAGATGAAGATGAACGCGCTGGTGGACCCGGCCATCATCCGCGCCCTCTACGACGCGTCGCGCGCGGGGGTGAAGGTGGAGCTGAACGTGCGCGGCATCTGCTGCCTGCGCCCCGGCGTGCCCGGCGTGTCGGAGAACATCCGCGTGGTGTCCGTGCTGGGCCGCTTCCTGGAGCACTCGCGCGTCTACCTCTTCGAGCGCGGGCCCGAGATGCGCTGCTACATCGGCTCCGCGGACCTGATGCCCCGCAACCTGGACCACCGCGTGGAAATCCTCGCGCCGGTGGAGGACCCCACCCTGGCCGCCCAGGTGCGCGACTCGCTGGAGCGCTGCCTCAGCGACACCATCTCCGCGTGGGAGCTGGAGGCCAACGGCCACTGGCGCCGCCGCGTGCCGGCCTCCGTCGCGGACAAGCGCTCCGCGCAGGGCGAGCTGATGGAGCGCGCCACCCGCATGGCCCAGTTCCAGGGCGGCCGTCCCCTGCCCTGAAGACGGCGACGCCGGTGCTCCCGACCGAGGGGCGCACCGGCGTCTTCACACCGTCAGCGGCGTGGCTCTTCAGATTTCGTGGGTGATGTGCTGCAGCACCGCCACCCGGTTCGTCTGGGGGAAGTAGAAGACGTAGACGTGGTGGTAGTCCTTGGCGCCCGGGGCCACCGCGTAGCTGGCGTAGTAGTGCGCCACCTGGGGAATGGCGCCGCTGGCCAGCTCGGCCGGCAGCACCTGCTGCAGCTCCAGCCACCAGGAGCCGTGGTGGTCGAGGAACTCCGCCCAGGACTCGGTGTTGGGCCAGCGCTCGAAGCGGTGGTAGTCGAACAGCTCGCCCAGCGACGCCTGCGCCGCGGCCAGCGCCACCGGGTCGAGCAGCTGCGGGCCCTGCACGGTGTACGTGTGCAGCGTGCCGTCGCACCAGTTCTCGCCGGTGTCGCAGCGCGCGTTGCCCGCCGCCATGGCCGCCGCCAGCCCGCTGCTCAGCGGCAGGCTGCCCAGCGCCAGCGGCCCGCACGTGCCGTTGATGCAGTCCAGCTGCAGCCGGAAGCGCTTGCCCACGCCCGAGCCGGAGGACACCACCGCCAGGTACTCGCCCGCCTGCGGCAACGACACGGCGGCAAGCTTCGACAGCTGCCCGTAGCCCGAGTCGTCATCCAGCACGACCATGTTCGTGCCCCAGCTGCCGCTGGCCAGCCGCGGCCCGTACACGAACAGGCCCGTGTCCAGGTACATGCTGCTGCCCAGGTGCGTGACTTCCAGCCGCACCTGCGCGCCCGCCTGCGCCTGGAAGGCGAAGGAGAAGTACTGCGGGTTCGCCGTGAACTGCGCCTGCACCGAGCCGCCGAGCGTCACCGGGCCCAGGAAGGTCGTACTGTCCACGATGTTGCCGCTCGCGGGCGCCGGAGGCGGATACAGGACCGCCTGCGCGCTCTCACCGAGCTGCGCGACACCGTCGACTTCGGGGACTTCCGCTTGACCGCACGCGCCCAGCGCCAGCGCGGAGAGCGCCCAGCGAAACGAATGCACCAGCTTGCCACGCATGACTCACTTCCTTCGGGGGTGGGGGAGGGACACAGGGATGTCCCGGAAAACGTGGCGCGCCTTTGCCACACCCGAAGGCTGCAATTCAAGCGATAACGGCTTTTTCCATCATCTTGAAATACAGCAGTGCGTCATTCCTCGCGGCTGCCGAGGATGCCACGGGCGGCGTCCTCGCGGCGGTGGACCTCCACCTCGTGGACCTCGCGCCACTGAATCCACCCGGCGCGGGCGGCGTGGCGGGCCGCCGCGGTGGTGTCGTCCACGACGAGCAGCTGGCTGCCGGCCTCGCGGATGTCCAGGCCGATGCGCTCCAGCTCCTGGGCGCGCAGGGGGTGGCCGGGCACGGTGCGGATGTAGACGCAGAGGATGCGGCCGGGGAACTCGCGGACGATGGTGCGGTAGTGCTCCGCGTCCTCCTGGCCGCTGTCGCCGATGAGGATGAAGGGCAGCCGCTGCATCGTCTCCATCAGCCCGCGAATCTTCTCCAGCTTGTGGCCGTGCCCGCCGCCGGGCGCGAAGCCGGTGCTGGACAGGCCCCAGTCGCGCAGGAGCAGCGGCCCGGTGGGGATGTGGTGCAGCGCGAGGAACTCGTCCAGGTGCTCGTACAGGTTCCAGGGGCTGCTGGAGACGTAGAAGATGGGGTTGTCGGCCTCGCCGCCCCGGCCGCGCTGCAGCGCCTCGTAGAAGGCGTCCACGCCGGGGAAGGGCAGGCGCACGCGGTGCTCGGTGAGGAAGAGCGCCCAGGCGCGCTTGAGGACGTCGGTGACGCCGGTGACGATGACGGTGTCGTCGATGTCGCTGATGACGCCGTACTCGGCGCTCGAGCCCGCCACGCGCACCGGCGCGGCCACGCGCGGCACGCCCTCGGCCTCCGGGGACAGCAGCTCCAGCTCCACCATGTGCCAGCCCGAGCGCACCCCCTCCGGCGGCGGCACCCACAGCTCCAGGAAGCCCTCCTCGTCGGTGGTGCCCTCCCAGCGCTTGTCACCCCAGCGCACCGCCACGTGCGCGCCGGGGATTTCGCGCGTCATGTAGCGCTTGTAGGAGGCGATGGCGCTGCCCACCAGCGTGTGCCGCTGCTGGGGCGGGCGCACGTGCCGGTCCTCCAGGACGCGGGCCTTGATGACGGCGCGCTCGGCGGTGCCGTAGCCCCGGTAGGGAAGGATGCGCAGGGGCGGGGCGATTCCCAGCTTCTGGCGCAGCCGTCGGCTCAGTGCGTCGTAGTGGGCGTCCACGCGGACGGCGAGGCGGTAGAAGGCTGGGAAGAGGTCGGCCATGGCGCAGGGCGTAAAGAGTGTCGGCCCGGGACTGTAGAAGACTCCGAGGGCCGAGCGGGGCAATCCCGCACGGAGGCGACGCCGGGCCAACACAGCCGGCAGGGCCGCCACCCTCCGTATCTCCCATCAGCAATCCCCCAACCAGGAGCTTCGCCTTGCTGCGTCATTCCTCCCGCTGGTTCCTCGCCGCCGCCACCGCCTTCGTGCTGGTCAGCACCGCGGCCACGGCCCAGGCCACGTCGAGCATCACCTTCCAGTCGCCGTCGCAGGGCTGGAATGTCTTCGGTTCCTCCAACCCCCTGCCCTACGGCAGCACGGCGGCCATCCTCTACAGCGCCGACCGCCTGACGGCGTGCCGCGGCGACTACAATGGCGGCCCGGGCTGGAGCATCTACGGGTACTACCAGCTCAACGGCGGCACGGTGCAGAGCTTCTGGGTGGCGGGCGCCAAGCCCTACCCCACCGTGCCCGCGCCCTCCATCACGCTCAACCAGACGGGCAACCTGAAGGTGTGGTTCCAGAACACCAGTCGCTGGGGCTGCTCGGCGTACGACTCCAACTACGGCAACAACTTCAGCTTCACCGTGCAGTGACGTGAGCAGTGTCCCGGGAGCGCGGAAGGCAGCCTCCGCGCTCCCGGGTGTCTCCGTCAGTGGGGCCGGGTGACGAGCTCCTCGCGGCCGATGGGGCTCAAGCCCGCCGAGAGCAGCCTGCGCGCGGCGAGCACCGACACGCAGTCCTCCGTGCTGTGGATGTCGCCGTAGAAGGTGAGCAGCGTGGCCGGGTCCACCACGCGCACGCCGCCGGCCTCCACCGAGGGCACGCGCCGCACGAAGACGTCCAGGATGACCTTGCCACCCGCGTCGTGCCGCGCGTAGCGGTAGAAGTGCGTGGACGTGGCGTCGAAGCGCGTCCAGATGCGGTGGTAGCCCCGGGCGGTGAGCACCGGCACCAGCTCCGGGAAGCGCGAGGGCGCAACGAAGAGGTCCACGTCCTTGTGGTCGTGGAACAGCTTCAGCTCCTCGTGCGGCGGAGCCATGAAGTGCCAGGCCCAGCCTCCGGACACCGTCACCCACGGCGCCAGCGCGCGCACCTCCACTTCCGAGACGCGCAGGCGCTCGGCGGTCCAGGGCTCGTTCGCCCGCTTCGGATTGCGTGGGTCTCCCATGGCCGTGTCCTCTCGTGCGCTGGCCGGACGCGGGCGGCGGGGAGGGCCTGACAGGGAGCGGGAGTGCTCGCGCTTCACATCCCCGCCACGCCGGCGATGCCGGGCTTGAACCGGTAGATGAAGTACGGGGCGTTGGCCGCGATGTGCGCCTTCGACTGGAGCATCTGGTGAGGGATGGCGCTGTCGGCCACGTACAGCCAGCCGTCCGGCCCATGGCTGAGCGCGTCCGCCCAGCGGATGCGCGGCGACTTCACCAGCGTCTCCAGCCGGCCATCCGGACTCATGCGCAGCACCGCGCCGTGCTCCACGTCGGTAATCAGCACGTTGCCCTCCGCGTCCGCGCTCAGGCCGTCGTTGAGCGGCTTGCGCCCCACGGCCTGCACGCGCTTCTCCAGCTCCGCGGCACTGAGGGATGCGTCTCGCAGGTCCGCCGTGCGCACCCGGTGCATGGTGTCGTGGTTCATCGCCGCGAACCACACCCACTCGTCCGCCGGGTCCACCGCGATGCCATCCACGCCCGCCTTCAGCGCGGCGAGCCCGCCGAAGAACACCATGTCCTTGATGGGATTGCGGATGATGTAGTCCCGCGGGAGCACGGACGCGTGCCCGTCCAGCACGCGGCGCGCGCGCTTCGCCGTCACGTCGTACACCACGAGCCCCGGACTCTTCCGCCAGAAGGCCACGTCGGCGATGAACACCGTCTCGCCCTTCGCGTCCACGCGCAGGTCCTGGAGGAAGGAGCCCGGCGGCGCCACGTCCGGCGGGAAGGCGAACTCGTGGGCCACATGCCCCGTGGCCAGCTCGAAGGCCAGCAGCCGGGGCATGCCCATGCCGTGGTTGCCGTGGTCGATGACCCACAGCCAGTCCCGCCGGTCGATGGTGATGCCCAGCGGCGTCTCGAGCAGCTTCGCCTGGAGCGCGAGGGCGGGGAACGGCACCGGCTTGCCGTCCACCCACTCCATCAGCTTCGCGCCCTCCGGCCGGCTCTCCGGGTGGATGGTGAAGAACAGGCGCCCCGTGGACGACGCCGCCACGTTGCCCACCGGCTCCTGGCTCACCGCCGCCACCTCCAGCGCGCTGTCCGGCAGCAGCGGCATGCCCGACACATCCGGATACGGCTCACCGCCCCCGTAGCGCAGGCGCATGCCCAGCGCGGCGA
This DNA window, taken from Pyxidicoccus xibeiensis, encodes the following:
- a CDS encoding App1 family protein, with the translated sequence MADLFPAFYRLAVRVDAHYDALSRRLRQKLGIAPPLRILPYRGYGTAERAVIKARVLEDRHVRPPQQRHTLVGSAIASYKRYMTREIPGAHVAVRWGDKRWEGTTDEEGFLELWVPPPEGVRSGWHMVELELLSPEAEGVPRVAAPVRVAGSSAEYGVISDIDDTVIVTGVTDVLKRAWALFLTEHRVRLPFPGVDAFYEALQRGRGGEADNPIFYVSSSPWNLYEHLDEFLALHHIPTGPLLLRDWGLSSTGFAPGGGHGHKLEKIRGLMETMQRLPFILIGDSGQEDAEHYRTIVREFPGRILCVYIRTVPGHPLRAQELERIGLDIREAGSQLLVVDDTTAAARHAARAGWIQWREVHEVEVHRREDAARGILGSREE
- a CDS encoding major royal jelly family protein; this translates as MGFLKLVGGVVTLLLLAALGMRLRYGGGEPYPDVSGMPLLPDSALEVAAVSQEPVGNVAASSTGRLFFTIHPESRPEGAKLMEWVDGKPVPFPALALQAKLLETPLGITIDRRDWLWVIDHGNHGMGMPRLLAFELATGHVAHEFAFPPDVAPPGSFLQDLRVDAKGETVFIADVAFWRKSPGLVVYDVTAKRARRVLDGHASVLPRDYIIRNPIKDMVFFGGLAALKAGVDGIAVDPADEWVWFAAMNHDTMHRVRTADLRDASLSAAELEKRVQAVGRKPLNDGLSADAEGNVLITDVEHGAVLRMSPDGRLETLVKSPRIRWADALSHGPDGWLYVADSAIPHQMLQSKAHIAANAPYFIYRFKPGIAGVAGM
- a CDS encoding DUF6209 family protein translates to MLRHSSRWFLAAATAFVLVSTAATAQATSSITFQSPSQGWNVFGSSNPLPYGSTAAILYSADRLTACRGDYNGGPGWSIYGYYQLNGGTVQSFWVAGAKPYPTVPAPSITLNQTGNLKVWFQNTSRWGCSAYDSNYGNNFSFTVQ
- the ppk1 gene encoding polyphosphate kinase 1; this translates as MAKRGGGRVAPQKPVERDALPAGTEPVDKELFFNRELSWLAFNDRVLQLAESADLPLLERLKFISIYARNLDEFFMIRVARLHEQVRGGVARLVPDGASPTETLDKLHEGIFEQGRRHADTFEKVLRPALAEKGLRILSAKELDSDQRAQVDQRFKEQIFPVLTPLAIGLGRHFPYISNLSLSLAVLLRDSEADEESVARVKVPKELLPRFLPLKGHVYVPLEEVIAQHLGDLFPGMEVLHWGVFRVTRDADFTVSEDAEDLLKAVETELRQRRFGDVIRLEVQAGMSPKLLEPLVEALGLEERQVYEEHGLVGLSDLAAIAFGPGFPELKDPPWTPVTQPRLRPDADSQDGGTVLSAMRRGDLLVHHPYESFGSSVERFVSESVADPDVLAIKQTVYRTSDSSPLVPALITATENGKQAVCMVELKARFDERTNIKWANALEEAGVHVVYGIPSLKTHAKAILIVRREGERVRHYVHIGTGNYNPKTARLYTDLGLFTRDPDIGADVADLFNYLTGFGRPKSFRKLLVAPLTMRQGLMEEIKRTIMAHTLERPSRIQMKMNALVDPAIIRALYDASRAGVKVELNVRGICCLRPGVPGVSENIRVVSVLGRFLEHSRVYLFERGPEMRCYIGSADLMPRNLDHRVEILAPVEDPTLAAQVRDSLERCLSDTISAWELEANGHWRRRVPASVADKRSAQGELMERATRMAQFQGGRPLP